ATGATCATCTGCCTTTACAAGACTTAGACTGCAATGTTGAGTTGGAAGACAAAAATGGTACTATTCTTATGTGTTCAAAGAGTTGATtatcaatttagacttgttgcCATCAGTTTTCTATTTATTAGCACttaatttaaatgatgcatACTAAgtgcatattaaaaaaattgtatatacatACCACGTTTCATTAAATTCATTTTCGAATAGTGCAGtagtatatttgatgtatggaatgattgtaaggtgtacataaaattaagaatggaaatggggaatgtgtcaaagagacaacaaccagaccatagaaaaaacaacattagaaggtaaccaacaggtcttcaatgtagcgagaaatttccacACCCAGAGGCGTCCCTCAGCTGGACACCAAACAAAAGGAaaagataaccttagctgtatttggcacaactttttggaattttggatcctcaatgctcttcaacttcgtacttgtttggctttataaatattttgatatgagcgtcactgatgagtctaatgtagacaaaacgcgcgtctggcgtactaaattataatcctggtacctttgataactacttgacctcattttaattgttaagtggtttaagttaatttttgagttttggtcaatttatctaatattatGTACAATAGGTTAACTatgtaaagctttatatttatgGCTATCAATCATTTCAATTTTGAGTAAAAGTCATTTGCCCTTATGTAATTTAAGACAAGTTTCAAATATCTATGTAAAAGAAAGATGTGtatttttggttcatttatatttcttttcatttcagGTACAGGAGAATTTGAAAATTACAGAACACTATTTGAAAATGCTATAAGCGAAAACAGAATACTTATAGATAGACTGCAACAGCTtcactttgaaaataatgttatgaaaaataaacCCCCTTATATAAGGGCTACAAGTCTATCTTTGGAGAAGACTGAAGAGACAACAAAATTTTATACTGGATTGCCGTCTTATTCATGTTTTATGTGGTTGGTGAACTTTGTAACGTGTATTATACCTTCTTCTAATATTTTGAGCTCTGCAGATATACTTCTTTTGGTTTTAATGAAATTACGTTTAAATTCCCCCCATACTGatatttcgtttcgtttcggAGTTTCCCTTAGTTTGGTTACCAATTTAATTGACAGTGTCATCCCTCAATTAGCGCACAAATTAAAGTGGTTGATTCATTGGCCAAATAAAGATGACATTTTACGCTCTCGACCAGACTGCTTTAAGGAGGCCTTTCCAAGATGTGTTTCAGTTATAGATTGCACAGAAGTTTATATAGAGACTCCATCAAATTTTACTGCTAGATCATGTACTTACAGTAACTATAAGCACCACaatacaattaaatttttaGTCAGTATTGTTCCGTGTGGtagtatttcttttgtttcacGTGCATTTGGGGGGCGGACTTCAGATAAGATAATTTCACTTAAATCAGGATATCTTGACTTTATAAACCATGGAGATGTCGTACTAGCAGATCGTGGTTTTCTTATTAGAGATGAATTGGCATCAAGGGGGGCGGAATTAATCATACCATCGTTTGTTAAGGGGAAAGACCAGCTTAGTGCCTTTGAAGTGGAAAGAAGCCGAAATATAGCTCATGTACGAATTCATGTAGAAAGAGAAATGGAGCGACTGAAAAATTTCCGTATTTTATCTGGAAAGATGTCAATGAATATGGTGCCACATTCTGACAGTATTATGACAATTTGCTCTGCTATTATAAATATGCACCCTAATATTGTTCAATAACTGATtaccatatttttctttaagggTGTACTTAGgtgaaattgaataaataaggATATTTAAAATTGTACTAAATGCTGGAAGAGTATTAGTAAAGGATCAAAATTAGCTAAAGATATTGTTAGGTCATGCagctccttttcgagatatttgatttataaaatatggcgggaaaaggctaactcagacttttatttttatattttaacttaatatattttcattggtattatttgggtctcgatttaaaagaaagaaactCAAAAATCTGCTTAAACTTTGGCAAATAGCCCTTAAGCTAATTGGTTTAAATAAAGGATAAATTGGTGTTATTGGGTGAAATATTTCACCTTTTATCATATGGAAAAAGAATCCAAACATctgacacaaattccaaaacttCACCTAAGTACACCCTTATTTAAAGGTAAGGCCATTGaatattaaatctttttaaGTGACAGATGaaattggaaaatttaaaattcagctttaaaaacaatattttggaaTCTTTCAGCTTTTGGTGAAACAAATTCATTATGGTTACAAAACATAATTTGCAGAACAGGATGCAACCCTCTGGCGCACTGTGAAAAGTCGTAAGGTTGTAAGTCACTGGCGTAGATGGAATAAGCTCGTAAACTTGACCTGCTGCAAATTAAATCTTGCTTGTCTAATgtgtattgttataaattattattcatctgtcatttgataaggtacatcatatatgttttatgtttatttcatgtttaaaataatatttgccCAAACCTCAAGTCattcatggtttattgactTTGTTGGAATTTATATGGTATATTTGGGGTAGAAATTAATTGAGCTGAAGCAGTCATGTTCTGTCAGCAATTACTAGATAGCTTAATAATaactaaaagtattttttaaattcaagaaatctttatttttatgagaattttatgcaatttttaaCCCAAAATATCTCAACAGagaacagaaataaatattgatttatttccaAATGTATTATTTACATAGTCCATCATAAAATTCAATACCTTTTTGGCCTGAAATATCATCAataatgaaataagaaaatatttccataaatctttgaattttgttaatatctttgcttttttttacatgtaccttaaatatcaatcttaaatgtataaattcCCTTAATATGCGATTTTTGAGgattttttgcctttttaacaataaaaatgcaGAATTAGTgatatattgaattttgaaatttgttttcaaatagaaGACATGCAGATGGTAAATAAAtcaatgatgaaaatatttttttgggacaAGTCCATCTTTGGTACTTAGTGAACCTACAGTAGTccattcttttgaaaataaaatgtaaattttattcatttttaatggGTAAATGAAACAAAGAATCCTCAactgaaattgttttaaaaaaatgtattcagctattaaaggcatacgatacagttttgaaccTGTATTTAAAGATTGATGATATTTTGCTATATAGGCTATTTtgtacctgattaaatcaaatatgtaataaaaaaatataccttcatgtgctactttctGAGTAAAATGAGagcaaaattttgtatatttgctcaaaattcagatttgtgtccgtattttatttttcaaatgaaagacataacttttttgttttaaaagacacaaattattttgttaaatgatctgtaatttttaagtatcattaaaaattaaaaaagcgctatttccagttttaaaatattttggtcacataatctccttgcaaattaaaaaaaattgccgtTTAAAAAATTGGGGTCCATGCACTCGTTTTctaattaaatcagtttgaatgataaaaatcagtcgaaaaatgcattttttcccAATATGTCATAGTTTGACATCACgaaaaataacatgttatgTTAGCAatgtcattacctcccctgtaactgtatcgtatgcccttaaggggTACACCAAGAATTGTCCATGCTTTAAGAATaggttttgatataaatatattgtaaaaatgtttgCTGCTCACTACTtctacaatttattttttacattttggacAAAGCCACTTTCCCCTTGGTTTCCTTACAATATTAACACATTGATAATGGTACCATCCAATATCACACGAGTCTCCATCACAGAAAATCATCTTGCCATATTCTGGTTCTTCACACAAGCAATATTTCTCTTTTGTGACATCATTGACTGAAGTGTTTGCTACTTTATAATCATGTTGCAATTTCCTTGTAAGTATCTCTGGGATTAATAGCTCTTTAACAAAGTAAGTGCACTTACTTATTAAAGTATTACAAAACTCAGGATCCCTGCAAATTCTAACGATAGCAAGCAAAAGAACATCATTTGGACTTGTCATAACAACAAAATCACAATATTCAGTGTCATAGACAAACATTTGAAACTGAACCTGAGTGTAATATTTGTGACTATTTTTCAAGTGTAATTGTGTGTCCAAACAAAAGGTAGGGTCTTCTTTGGCCGCATCCATTGAAGATTTGTCTTTATGCTTGTGAGGACATTTTATCTCCAGGGTTCCTTGTCCACAACAACTACATGAAATAACACCATCAGCTGAAGCAccaagaaaataattttgttcagATATCTTCAATCCAGATaatttacattgaaaatttgaatgttttttctcCATATATTGGATGTAGGTATCTCTGGTTATTGCTTCTTTTTCCAGTCCCCATTTGATGGCCTCTTTCTTACTTAGATCATATGAGTTGTATCCTGAAATTCTCATAATCAATTTATTTGGATTTGTAGTTGGTCTTAATGTTAAAACCTCATGAGCTTTTGAAGCTGTAATTCTACCTTTTCTATGTTCAAACCATAGGGGACTTATGTTTTGTGCTTCAGTAATTTTGAAAAGATTGGCAGATTGAGAAATTGAGCAATGATAGTTCCTAAAAAGTTGACCTGATTTGTCGATTAATTCCTGTAAAGTAAGTTCTTTGTTAGTGACATCATAAAAACTTGTAAGAGGTCTAggtaatttttcttcttttgtgtGTTTCACCTTGACTGATGTTTCTACCGTTACTTCTTCATTCATCGGGGGAATTAGAGAAAAGAATGCAGCATTAGGACACACCTTAGAAAGAGATTCTAACACAGCTTTGTCTGGTAATGGATCTTTGCTTGATGGTATAACACattccaatttcttttttctgttactGTTCATAAGGTGCTGTATGTCCATAATTGAGCTGACATCAACCTAAAAAACACAAggattacattttttagctgaCCAGGTCAAAGGCCAAGCAAATTTCAGATGGACTACCAAAATCTCTATAAATAATGagcaaaatataaacaaatttttgagttatctttcccttgtacaatattttgtaaactgtttatgCTCAATTGTATAGTAAAGACAGTAGTTATTACAGTAATCTGTTTTTGTATGCTTTATAGATTCTGTATACAAATAATTGAAGGAAACTAGTcttgtatttcaatttaaatggaGCTGCAAACTGTATTCAAAATTatcagagttatctctctttgcATACCTATTTTGCACATGTATTATTGTCTTATTTATTTAGCATTTGAGTAATTTGCAAGTATTTGtgaataatttatgttttttttatatatattgttttatgtttggAATGAGTCATTGGCTTAATAAGCTCATGATGAGGTTGAAGTGACATGACTTATTAAGGACAAATCAAGACTTTGTACAAGTATCAGCCATGTAACAGGATTGAAGCAATgtaattgaaaatacaaaataccaTATAAAAGAAATTGTATCTGTTCTTAAAAATCAAGATTACActaaatttgattatttgaaaCTTGATATAATGTTAAGTTATTACTAGACAAAAATAGCATGTAATgtttatacattatttaaaagaatcaaAGTCTGTACAAAGAAATGTATTATTGCCATGAGGAGATGATTGACTGTCAATTTATCCACAGTCGCTTGAAATTTAGTGatatatgtatgaaaaaaaaaatgaaaaaaaatactgttatatgtatttttagtgatatatgtatgaaaaaaaatttaaaaaaatactgttatatgtataatattatacatataacagtatttttttttcatacatatacatataacagtattttttttcatttttttttcatacatatatCACTAAAATTCAAGCGACTGTGATTTATCTTTAGACATTACTACTTGAATAAATCtgattaaggaatgtatctaaAATAAAGTCTATGTATGTTATTTTAAGTTGTTTGGGcggtacatatatattaaatatccaGCATATATTCGCAAAAACggcaaattatttaaattttacttacctcaaattataaatgctcgaacacttttgtttgtttgtatgtaaTGCCTTTATGTCCAATTCAATATTGCCTCTGTCAAAAGCAGCGTAGGCATGATAATATGATAAATATCGTGCTATGATATAGAGATTTGGCATtttaatagttaaaatattatacataaattgCTGATGACAATCTGCTTCCCGGCAAATGCCGGTAATCtgtgatatttaaattttgcatttcaGTCAAGTGCTTCCAGAGCTAATATACAGCAAATAATGagcaatacatgtacatgtgtaacATACATATATGATACATCAAATCTTTCatttataagtatttatttacttaaactGTTATACAATAGGGGTCACCTGCCAGGTAACGAAAGTATGTGCACTTGAAAATACTTCGTAATTTACAGCAGCGAAAtttatgttgatatattttaattagatatcCTCTTAATGAACAAGTATTTCTTTGCTTTAATTggagtttgtttttgttgttttagcGCTGTTCAAGATTGATGAACGATACAAAATGCATAGTCCAACATATACGTCGACAACTtgatgacaatacaatgcaaaatcatgaaaaataacaaaaatacaatcaaGTCAAATGTGTAAATACAACATAGAGGCTGAaaacttagaaaaaaaaccataaacaAAACCAGGATGAAATTAGGTGCTCATGCATGATGGCAGGTCCTGCACTCATTTGGGCACATTTCTTGCTGCCCATGTAAGAACAATAAACTTACTACACACATCCGGTTTAAAATTTGAACGTCCGACGCGcgattcgtctacaaaagatccAAAAGTGATGCtcgcttttaaaaaaaaataaagtaaagtaaaaaTCAGAGAGTAAACTTGATGACGACTCATCAGGACCCTCATGGGTAGTCAAATttgttaccccccccccccccccccccccacctcCACCCATGTAGTAGGTGATAAGTATAATTCGAAAATGTCCACCGAAATATGATAACTGTATTTGGTAAATTCATATGGACCAACATGCTTAGTTAGATACAATATATACTAGATACTAGCTACAGGTGTACATTATATACTAGATACAGgagtaaatgcaacaaaatAAGAATCAGCAGGTTGATATTTCATTATACTAGACAGTATGCCTTTTGAAGGCAGCATGTAGATTAATCATCTTACCAAGGAGGAGGAAGACATGCAAGACAGTGCACAAGCAGCACAAAAGCCGCATTTGCTTCCTTGGTCGGATTATTATAGTTCTACTTACATTTACCTCAAATTTGAAATCCACGAACACGTTTCACTCCTTGTAAACTGTATGTAATGCATTTTGTGTCCGATTTGTCAATACTGTGTCTAAAGCTGAGTTGGAATTATGCTATTATAAATGTCgtattaacaaataaatgtttggCATTTGATTACTTAAGGTTAAAAACCATAAATCGGGAGTGTTCGTGACAATTTGTTAACTTGAAAATGCCAGAAATCTGTGATATTTAACTTGTTCATATCTGTCAAATGCTATGACAAGTAAAAGATTATAAAATGGTAGATCTGCATATGTGTTTTCCTTTTCACTTCAGTCCAAAAAGTTTGTTGAAAACCAATATACCTATAAATAGGGATtgttaccaaaaaaaatataatagagtaatacatttactttaaaaatatgtcaaaactaCTAGTATGAGTCGGAactccttcagacacttgtccaaacaataagacaaaaaaaccattcaaaattattgaGGATGTTCTCTTGGTCAACAATCAATACATTTCTGATAAGGTTCCATTGGTATATCCCCTAAACCAAAAAGTTACCGAAACAACAAACACGGCTCCATCCGCCTCATCTTTAGACTTATATCTTACATTTGACATATAAGTACACGGTCATCTCagtattttttgaaataatctATTTGTCCCACCTTAGTAGCAGTATTTATACTTCACCTGCACCTGGGATTTACTATCTCAACTTATTCGGTATTAAAGATATGTAGATTTTGTTAAACAtcatcagtgtctgagcagaaagatGACAAACAAGGATtgtgtcaaagaacgtctcgtcctatTTATAAAGATTCATCTGAAGCTATCAAGACCCTGTTGATAAATTTTCCGTGtaaacttcacaaataatacacaatagTTTCGAATTATAGATTCAGTGTTTTAACGTTGTTCGTCATCttaataaattgtaaacagtctTTTTTATTTGCCATTTTGAATAGAtcttttactgtttattttatttttggtgatatccatttgacgtgatgttattgttctatggtAAACATTTGTATTCTACTCTTTCCTTTTTGCtaaattaaattgtttagtttttttgttacataGGACGTAACATTACTTTGTCAGTAAAGTCTATTTTtggtgatatccatttgacgtgtcTCTGTATTTATATATCCCGTCATTGTGGTATTGTGCTATCCATTTGACGTGTCTGTATTTATATATCCCGTCATTGTGGTAGTGTGCTATCCATTTGACGTGTCTCTGTATTTATATATCCCGTCATTGTGGTATTGTGTTATCCATTTGACGTGTCTCTGTATTTATATATCCCGTCATTGTGGTATTGTGCTATCCATTTGACGCGTCTCTGTATTTATATATCCCGTCATTGTGGTATTGTGCTATCCATTTGACGTGTCTCTGTATTTATATATCCCGCAATTGTGGTATTGTTCTATGGTAAAATTGTGTAATCGattctttcctttttttatgtGCTTCGTCTATAAGTCTTTTTTGTgttgatacatatgacgtggctctgcaCTTATACACCCATTATATCT
Above is a window of Mytilus trossulus isolate FHL-02 chromosome 4, PNRI_Mtr1.1.1.hap1, whole genome shotgun sequence DNA encoding:
- the LOC134714458 gene encoding uncharacterized protein LOC134714458 encodes the protein MGKVCIVLGCRNRDSHKEPGIKFHRIPKDEGRKELWIRAINRRDPATGKVWISGDEGARVCSVHFIDGKCDDPKSPDYVPSVKMGYGSYGDNEVSASKSVDRYKRAVKRTADQKERECRLQLDFLMTPDGKENDHLPLQDLDCNVELEDKNGTGEFENYRTLFENAISENRILIDRLQQLHFENNVMKNKPPYIRATSLSLEKTEETTKFYTGLPSYSCFMWLVNFVTCIIPSSNILSSADILLLVLMKLRLNSPHTDISFRFGVSLSLVTNLIDSVIPQLAHKLKWLIHWPNKDDILRSRPDCFKEAFPRCVSVIDCTEVYIETPSNFTARSCTYSNYKHHNTIKFLVSIVPCGSISFVSRAFGGRTSDKIISLKSGYLDFINHGDVVLADRGFLIRDELASRGAELIIPSFVKGKDQLSAFEVERSRNIAHVRIHVEREMERLKNFRILSGKMSMNMVPHSDSIMTICSAIINMHPNIVQ